The following proteins are co-located in the Acidobacteriota bacterium genome:
- a CDS encoding 30S ribosomal protein S15 yields the protein MPLVSALKAPVIEKYRVHAKDTGSPEVQSAILTERINMLSGHFKDHKKDHASRRGLLMMVNRRRRLLDYLKSRHHQRYQDLILSLGLRR from the coding sequence ATGCCACTGGTAAGCGCGCTAAAGGCCCCTGTAATCGAGAAGTATCGAGTCCACGCCAAGGACACCGGTTCGCCGGAGGTTCAGTCGGCCATATTGACCGAGCGCATCAACATGCTCTCTGGTCATTTCAAGGATCACAAAAAAGATCATGCTTCACGCCGCGGCCTGTTGATGATGGTCAATCGGCGGAGGCGTCTGCTTGACTATCTCAAGAGCCGGCATCATCAGCGCTACCAGGACCTGATTCTGAGTTTGGGGCTTCGTCGCTAA